In Leptodesmis sichuanensis A121, the following are encoded in one genomic region:
- a CDS encoding SDR family NAD(P)-dependent oxidoreductase has translation MSENSIRWKRILVTGGAGFIGSELVRQLLAQGVREIIVVDNLVNGKLKNLEELPTDRVKIVVADIRDSDRMTELMPYVDGIFHLACLGVRHSIHSPHENHEVNATATLNLLSAAKTARVSRFVYVSSSEVYGTACCVPMTEKHPTLPMTVYGASKLTGECYTRAFYKTYDYPTVVVRPFNSYGPRCHHEGDSGEVIPKFLLRSLVGKPMIIFGDGCQTRDFTYVSDTARGIMMAGFADAAVGQTINLGSGFEISINDLAKEVASVVNLSNVNIIHNESRPGDVLRLYSDNTKAHKLLGFKPQVSMREGLILLKNWYLNLEISPQHLLQEEVTHNWNLDHMKRFPYTSVADSK, from the coding sequence ATGAGTGAAAATTCAATTCGCTGGAAACGAATTTTAGTAACAGGTGGTGCGGGATTTATCGGCTCTGAGTTAGTTCGTCAGCTACTAGCTCAAGGAGTAAGAGAAATTATAGTTGTTGACAACTTGGTTAATGGGAAACTGAAAAATCTAGAGGAGTTGCCAACTGATCGAGTTAAAATTGTTGTAGCAGATATCCGCGATAGCGATCGCATGACAGAGCTAATGCCATATGTAGATGGTATATTTCATCTGGCGTGTTTAGGTGTAAGGCATTCCATTCACTCACCGCATGAAAACCATGAAGTGAACGCTACAGCAACTCTCAATCTACTGAGTGCAGCAAAGACTGCTAGGGTAAGCCGTTTTGTTTACGTCTCTAGTTCTGAAGTGTATGGTACAGCCTGTTGCGTACCCATGACCGAAAAACACCCAACTTTACCTATGACTGTATATGGTGCTTCTAAGTTAACCGGAGAATGTTATACGCGAGCATTCTACAAAACTTATGATTATCCGACAGTTGTTGTGCGCCCTTTTAACTCATACGGTCCACGTTGCCATCATGAAGGAGATAGTGGGGAAGTCATTCCTAAGTTTCTGCTTCGTAGCTTGGTTGGTAAACCAATGATAATCTTCGGTGATGGATGCCAGACTAGAGATTTCACCTATGTCAGCGATACAGCTAGAGGCATTATGATGGCAGGATTTGCCGACGCTGCTGTAGGACAAACCATCAATCTAGGTAGCGGCTTTGAAATCTCTATAAATGATTTGGCTAAGGAGGTGGCATCGGTTGTAAACCTATCAAATGTAAACATTATTCACAATGAGTCTCGTCCTGGTGATGTGCTGCGTCTATATTCCGATAATACAAAAGCTCATAAGCTACTGGGCTTTAAACCTCAAGTATCAATGCGAGAAGGGTTGATTTTGTTAAAGAACTGGTATTTGAACCTTGAAATTTCTCCACAACACTTACTGCAAGAGGAAGTTACCCATAATTGGAATTTGGATCATATGAAGAGATTTCCGTATACCAGTGTGGCAGACAGTAAATAA
- a CDS encoding ISL3 family transposase, with protein sequence MGIDEISKRKGHQNFATVIGDVEAGKLIEVIDSHQQEDIIETLKQQPIEVRAKVEEVSVDMWGGFPKVVKKVFPNAVVVIDRFHVMKLVNEELNKIRRQSGVSDRGSKFILLKNGKDLTAEEKTKLEEILKRSKRLGKAYEWKEEFRAIYEQPLTVEEGKRQIQGWLDQARVVYSEASTTIRNHLDGISNYFRNRTTSGAMEGINNRIKLIKRQAYGFVNFNNFRERLLACFSD encoded by the coding sequence ATTGGGATTGATGAAATCAGCAAGCGGAAAGGGCATCAAAACTTCGCCACCGTTATCGGCGACGTTGAGGCCGGGAAATTGATTGAAGTGATTGACAGTCACCAACAGGAAGACATTATTGAAACCCTGAAGCAGCAGCCCATAGAGGTGCGTGCAAAAGTTGAAGAGGTGAGCGTGGATATGTGGGGAGGGTTCCCAAAGGTAGTCAAGAAAGTGTTTCCCAATGCCGTGGTAGTGATTGACCGCTTTCATGTCATGAAATTAGTCAATGAGGAGTTAAATAAAATTCGTAGACAATCGGGTGTATCAGACCGAGGTAGCAAATTCATTTTGCTCAAGAATGGCAAGGATTTAACAGCAGAAGAAAAGACAAAGTTAGAAGAGATTCTGAAACGGTCAAAGCGATTAGGAAAAGCCTATGAGTGGAAAGAAGAGTTTCGCGCGATTTATGAACAACCATTAACCGTTGAGGAAGGCAAGCGTCAGATCCAAGGGTGGCTCGATCAAGCGCGAGTCGTCTATAGTGAAGCAAGCACAACGATTCGTAACCATTTAGATGGGATTAGCAACTACTTTCGGAATCGCACAACGAGTGGCGCAATGGAGGGAATCAACAACCGAATTAAATTGATTAAACGGCAAGCTTATGGCTTTGTCAATTTCAACAATTTTCGAGAAAGACTATTAGCCTGCTTCTCTGATTAA
- a CDS encoding transposase family protein, producing MDIHLDRLLNFPHVTVENCIQKDNEVYLKLRLLNQESSCPHCKKLSSELHQNRPILIRDLSIFGQVTYLKIPRRQFYCRDCQRYFTESLTFMDAGRQYTRRYEEHIYQQVQLSSMEQVGRVEGLSFERIEGIFKHQYAQKKTRDGQESNALGLMKSASGKGIKTSPPLSATLRPGN from the coding sequence ATGGACATACATCTTGATAGATTGCTTAACTTCCCTCACGTTACGGTTGAAAATTGCATTCAAAAAGACAATGAAGTGTACTTAAAGTTGCGCTTGCTCAATCAAGAATCTAGCTGTCCACACTGTAAGAAATTAAGTTCAGAGTTGCATCAAAACCGTCCGATTTTGATTCGAGACCTATCGATTTTTGGCCAAGTCACTTATTTGAAAATTCCTCGTCGTCAGTTTTATTGTCGTGATTGCCAACGTTATTTTACTGAGTCATTGACATTTATGGACGCAGGACGGCAGTACACTCGACGCTATGAGGAGCATATTTACCAGCAAGTACAACTGTCAAGTATGGAGCAAGTGGGTCGCGTAGAAGGATTAAGCTTTGAGCGCATTGAAGGGATTTTCAAGCATCAGTATGCACAGAAAAAAACACGGGATGGGCAGGAGTCAAACGCATTGGGATTGATGAAATCAGCAAGCGGAAAGGGCATCAAAACTTCGCCACCGTTATCGGCGACGTTGAGGCCGGGAAATTGA
- a CDS encoding transposase family protein: MHDKAIADGEEYEFPEGSIVWQDNGFQGFAPPSGTIRQPKKKPRNQPLSESDKQHNQEVSSERVEIEHQIGGIKRCNIVAHKFRNRTDYYVDI, translated from the coding sequence GTGCACGATAAAGCCATTGCTGATGGGGAAGAGTACGAGTTTCCAGAAGGGAGTATTGTTTGGCAAGACAATGGGTTTCAAGGATTTGCACCTCCTAGTGGGACGATTCGGCAACCCAAGAAAAAGCCCCGCAATCAACCGTTGAGTGAATCAGATAAACAGCACAATCAGGAGGTTTCCAGCGAACGGGTCGAAATTGAACATCAGATTGGCGGCATCAAACGCTGCAATATTGTCGCGCATAAGTTTCGTAACCGGACGGATTACTATGTCGATATTTAA
- a CDS encoding transposase family protein — protein MFGIGQPQANEWVHRLSGVLNSALGYEKHLPERKPSRLKQVLHQCPSLEFIIDGTERPINRPQDSTTQQDTYSGKKKRNTIKNNVISQRKGKVVFLSDT, from the coding sequence TTGTTTGGCATCGGACAACCTCAAGCCAACGAATGGGTGCATCGACTCAGTGGGGTGCTCAACAGTGCCTTGGGCTACGAAAAGCACCTGCCAGAGCGGAAACCGAGTCGGTTGAAGCAAGTGTTGCACCAATGTCCGAGCTTGGAATTTATCATCGATGGCACCGAACGACCGATTAACCGACCGCAAGACAGCACGACGCAACAGGATACTTACAGCGGCAAGAAGAAGCGCAATACGATCAAAAACAATGTGATTAGCCAGCGCAAGGGAAAAGTGGTGTTCTTGAGCGATACCTAA
- a CDS encoding DegT/DnrJ/EryC1/StrS family aminotransferase — translation MIPFLDLKTQYLSIKPEIDEAVLKVLESTQYALGSEVFAFEEEFARYQSAEHGIAVNTGTSALHLALLAAGIGPGDEVITVPFTFIATVAAIAYTGATPVFVDIDPASYTMDVTQIEAAITERTKAIMPVHLYGQPADMDPIVEIAQRHGLVVIEDAAQAHRTEYKGRRVGSIGDIGCFSFYPGKNLGAYGEGGMAVTNNPEYARTMRMLRDWGQEKRYHHLLKGYNYRMDGIQGAILRVKLRYLDQWTEARRSHAAHYDRLLASLDIKTPIAMPYSYHVYHVYAIRSSERDRLKTALHKQNIQTGIHYPVPVHLQPAYADLGYQSGDFPHTEQVSTETLSLPMYPELTFTQVNTISEQVRNILNTLKAA, via the coding sequence ATGATTCCATTTCTAGACTTAAAAACTCAATATCTGAGCATTAAACCTGAGATTGATGAAGCGGTATTGAAGGTTCTGGAAAGTACTCAATATGCTTTAGGTTCGGAAGTCTTCGCTTTTGAAGAAGAATTTGCCCGGTACCAGAGCGCGGAGCATGGGATTGCCGTCAATACGGGAACCAGTGCCCTGCATCTGGCGCTGCTGGCGGCTGGCATTGGGCCTGGAGATGAAGTGATTACGGTTCCGTTCACGTTTATCGCCACGGTTGCCGCGATCGCTTACACCGGAGCCACCCCAGTGTTCGTCGATATTGATCCGGCTTCGTACACGATGGATGTCACCCAGATTGAAGCCGCTATCACTGAACGCACCAAAGCCATTATGCCGGTGCATCTGTATGGTCAGCCTGCAGATATGGATCCGATTGTAGAGATTGCTCAGCGGCATGGCTTGGTCGTGATTGAAGATGCGGCACAAGCGCACCGCACAGAGTATAAGGGACGACGTGTAGGCAGCATCGGTGATATCGGTTGTTTCAGCTTTTACCCTGGTAAGAATCTGGGGGCTTACGGGGAAGGCGGCATGGCGGTCACAAATAATCCAGAGTATGCTCGTACCATGCGAATGCTGCGGGATTGGGGACAGGAGAAGCGCTATCACCATCTTCTCAAGGGCTACAACTACCGCATGGATGGCATTCAAGGAGCCATTCTCCGGGTCAAGCTACGTTACCTGGATCAGTGGACAGAGGCACGCCGATCTCATGCAGCACACTATGACCGTCTGTTGGCAAGTCTAGACATCAAAACCCCAATTGCTATGCCTTACAGTTACCATGTTTACCATGTTTACGCTATAAGGTCATCTGAACGGGATAGGCTAAAAACAGCACTTCATAAGCAGAATATTCAAACAGGAATTCACTATCCAGTTCCCGTTCATTTACAACCTGCTTATGCAGATCTAGGTTATCAATCAGGGGATTTTCCGCACACCGAACAAGTTTCTACAGAAACTCTTTCCCTCCCCATGTACCCTGAACTCACATTTACACAGGTAAATACAATAAGCGAACAAGTTCGAAACATTTTGAACACGTTGAAGGCAGCTTGA
- a CDS encoding Gfo/Idh/MocA family protein, with product MESNVNIGVIGYGYWGPNLVRNFAETPGATVRTVCDAKPELLAKAQARYPSIQVTSNCEEMFADPNIDAVAIATPVSSHFALALAALKAGKHVLVEKPMTATTEQAMRLVEEADRRNLVLMVDHTFVYTGAVRKMRELIDKDELGKIYYYDSMRVNLGIFRDVNVIWDLAAHDLSIMDYLLDAKPYGVSATGVSHISGQPENVGYLTMFFENNVIAHIHVNWLAPVKVRQTLVGGSRKMIVYNDLEPSEKVKVYDKGVTINNDPESIYQALIGYRTGDMWAPQLDMTETLRIESSHFIHCINQGERPITDGEAGMRVVKILEAATQSIKKQGRLVELDVAEMAA from the coding sequence ATGGAAAGTAATGTGAATATTGGGGTGATTGGTTATGGATATTGGGGGCCGAATCTAGTCAGAAATTTTGCGGAGACACCGGGCGCAACGGTTAGAACCGTCTGTGACGCGAAACCGGAGTTGCTGGCCAAAGCGCAAGCTCGCTACCCCTCCATCCAGGTGACCAGCAACTGTGAGGAGATGTTTGCCGACCCTAACATTGATGCGGTAGCTATTGCTACTCCCGTGTCCAGCCATTTTGCTCTGGCCTTAGCCGCATTAAAGGCGGGCAAGCATGTCCTGGTGGAAAAACCGATGACGGCCACTACGGAACAAGCGATGCGATTGGTGGAGGAAGCCGATCGCCGCAATCTGGTGCTGATGGTAGACCATACCTTCGTCTATACCGGTGCCGTCAGAAAAATGCGGGAACTAATCGATAAGGATGAACTTGGCAAGATTTACTATTACGATTCCATGCGGGTCAATCTGGGCATTTTCCGGGATGTAAATGTGATCTGGGATCTGGCAGCACATGATCTGTCCATCATGGATTACTTATTGGATGCCAAGCCCTATGGCGTGTCTGCAACAGGAGTCAGCCACATTTCAGGACAGCCAGAGAACGTAGGCTATCTCACCATGTTCTTCGAGAATAATGTGATTGCCCACATCCATGTCAACTGGCTGGCTCCAGTTAAAGTCCGCCAAACTTTGGTTGGAGGCAGCAGAAAAATGATCGTCTACAACGATCTGGAACCGAGTGAAAAAGTCAAAGTTTATGATAAAGGAGTTACCATTAATAATGATCCTGAAAGCATTTATCAAGCTTTAATTGGTTATCGTACTGGTGATATGTGGGCACCCCAGCTTGATATGACAGAAACTCTGCGTATAGAAAGCTCCCACTTTATTCATTGTATTAATCAGGGTGAACGCCCGATTACGGATGGAGAAGCAGGAATGCGAGTGGTGAAGATCCTCGAAGCGGCGACTCAATCCATTAAGAAACAAGGTCGGTTAGTTGAACTGGATGTGGCGGAGATGGCAGCATGA
- a CDS encoding acyltransferase, which yields MPINNDVNLGKDVKIFHPQLVNLYGCKVGDETKIGTFVEIQENVTVGKRCKISSHSFLCEGVMIEDEVCIGHGVMFTNDLYPRATNEDGSLQNDADWAVVETIVKSRASVGSNATILAGITIGKEAIVGAGAVVTRDVPDYAIVAGVPARTIGDVRTRHKKQQAVGLSQ from the coding sequence ATGCCAATAAATAATGATGTCAATCTAGGAAAAGATGTGAAAATCTTTCATCCTCAACTTGTCAACCTTTATGGCTGCAAAGTTGGAGATGAAACGAAAATTGGCACATTTGTGGAAATTCAAGAAAATGTCACTGTCGGAAAACGCTGCAAAATCTCATCTCACAGTTTTCTTTGTGAAGGTGTGATGATTGAAGATGAAGTGTGTATTGGGCACGGGGTCATGTTCACCAATGACCTTTATCCCCGTGCTACCAATGAGGATGGAAGCTTGCAAAATGATGCAGACTGGGCTGTAGTCGAAACTATTGTCAAAAGTCGGGCATCCGTTGGTAGCAACGCCACAATTCTGGCAGGTATCACGATCGGCAAGGAAGCGATTGTGGGAGCCGGGGCAGTTGTCACCCGTGATGTGCCGGATTATGCAATCGTGGCAGGTGTGCCCGCCCGCACCATTGGGGATGTGCGTACCCGCCACAAAAAGCAGCAAGCAGTGGGCTTGAGTCAATAG
- a CDS encoding bifunctional serine/threonine protein kinase/MFS transporter translates to MNHFPDFSSQYYEIDRELGHNRMGGRVTYLATDTRDGSKVVIKEFQFAKTGASWSNYDAYNREIQLLKELDHPGIPRYLDSFQTPDGFCMVQEYKEAESLATARSFSPDEVRKIAIAALEVLVYLQNRIPPVIHRDIKPENILVDRDGNVYLVDFGFARVGEGEVGVSSVVKGTLGFMPPEQLFNRQLTEASDLYGLGMTLICLLTATKSDRIGDLVDISYRVSFKHLVPKLNVHWVNWLEKMVEPRLKDRYPDAVAALAALPAMPLRPPEAQFSQSTLEFTTVRCGPVLTQTVDITNAIPDTLLEGAWEVSPHPHDPSSDIYRWISVEPSTFTSNQVTCQVTVDTRNLMPGKTYRRKLLLHANTLAKTYSLNVQVQTARQPLPNHLLSYGLLGLLGIFFVGLSWLTSWFAFVFGTIAGSVVSAQVGTLVGSAIGLETAAWLMRSSGWRFGAASSTLPAAVLGGIVIAQIFSGAVETVTGSAVLLGAGLGVVSGTISGIAINLAIAQMVVNGDRRLLAVTLALITAIFGVSLGLGFNLGFNQSFVIIPLILSAIVIVALLAKVQLQQVNAVLTQRKAERYLIRP, encoded by the coding sequence ATGAACCATTTTCCAGATTTTTCCAGCCAATATTATGAGATTGATCGGGAGCTGGGGCACAACCGCATGGGAGGACGGGTCACTTATCTCGCGACCGATACTAGAGACGGAAGCAAAGTAGTGATTAAAGAGTTTCAGTTTGCTAAAACAGGGGCAAGCTGGTCTAACTATGATGCTTACAATCGCGAAATTCAACTGCTGAAGGAACTGGATCACCCAGGCATTCCTCGTTATCTGGATTCCTTTCAAACTCCTGACGGTTTCTGCATGGTGCAGGAGTATAAAGAGGCAGAATCTCTGGCAACCGCTCGTAGCTTCAGCCCCGATGAGGTCAGAAAAATTGCGATCGCAGCGCTAGAGGTACTGGTCTATCTGCAAAATCGCATCCCTCCAGTGATTCATCGGGATATTAAACCTGAAAACATCTTGGTAGATAGGGACGGTAACGTCTATCTAGTTGATTTTGGCTTTGCTCGCGTGGGTGAGGGGGAAGTTGGTGTCAGTAGTGTGGTCAAAGGCACCCTGGGATTCATGCCTCCCGAACAATTGTTTAATCGTCAATTGACAGAAGCGTCTGATCTTTATGGCTTAGGCATGACCTTGATCTGTCTGCTAACAGCCACAAAATCCGATCGCATTGGCGATTTAGTGGATATCAGTTACCGGGTCAGCTTTAAACATCTGGTGCCTAAACTCAATGTACATTGGGTGAACTGGTTAGAAAAGATGGTGGAACCTCGGTTAAAGGATCGCTATCCCGATGCAGTAGCGGCTCTGGCGGCTCTCCCTGCCATGCCATTACGCCCCCCAGAAGCTCAATTTAGCCAATCCACCCTGGAATTCACAACAGTTCGATGTGGCCCAGTATTGACTCAAACAGTAGACATTACCAATGCTATTCCAGATACTTTGTTGGAGGGAGCGTGGGAAGTTAGCCCCCATCCCCATGACCCCTCTAGTGATATCTACCGTTGGATTTCTGTTGAACCCTCTACGTTCACTAGCAATCAGGTTACATGCCAGGTCACTGTAGATACCCGTAACTTGATGCCCGGGAAAACCTACCGTCGTAAATTGCTGTTACACGCGAATACACTGGCAAAAACCTACAGCCTTAATGTCCAGGTACAAACCGCCCGTCAGCCATTGCCAAACCATCTTCTTTCCTATGGTTTGTTGGGACTTTTAGGGATATTTTTTGTGGGCTTAAGCTGGTTAACCAGTTGGTTTGCTTTCGTATTTGGGACGATCGCTGGCTCCGTAGTATCCGCTCAAGTGGGTACACTTGTCGGCAGTGCCATCGGATTAGAGACGGCTGCCTGGTTAATGCGCTCTTCTGGTTGGCGGTTTGGAGCCGCTTCTAGCACTCTACCAGCGGCAGTGTTGGGTGGTATTGTCATTGCACAAATTTTTTCTGGTGCAGTTGAAACAGTTACAGGCTCAGCAGTCTTGTTGGGCGCTGGATTAGGTGTGGTGAGTGGCACGATCAGTGGGATTGCCATCAACTTAGCGATCGCACAAATGGTCGTCAATGGCGATCGCAGATTATTGGCTGTCACACTGGCGCTCATTACAGCCATCTTTGGTGTAAGTCTAGGGTTGGGATTCAATCTTGGGTTTAACCAATCGTTTGTGATTATTCCACTGATTCTGAGTGCGATCGTAATAGTTGCCTTACTGGCTAAAGTTCAACTTCAGCAAGTGAATGCTGTTTTGACTCAAAGAAAAGCAGAACGGTATCTCATCAGGCCCTAG
- a CDS encoding YdcF family protein, translating into MFTMKALILLALLGILWLISSRRWRHRVLAPIAILILSSLAITSPVGITLTTWGLTFSLPSDSGEPVDTIVVVGRGEELRHRRVEVVEEQWQTKRAKKIFASGMLDAPEMIERLKDNGIPGRVISGERCSQSTEENAIFTAALLNPQKHPKILLITDQPHLLRSFLTFRSFGFTVIPHPSLFPSQWNSRQRILLITREYAALAHYALTNRFQPRPLEQVKQPQPEVLNKIADWKCHIQAT; encoded by the coding sequence ATGTTTACCATGAAAGCGCTAATCCTACTGGCGCTGTTAGGCATCCTTTGGTTGATCAGTTCTCGTCGCTGGCGACATCGGGTACTGGCTCCGATCGCTATCTTGATCCTCAGTTCGCTGGCTATTACTTCTCCTGTGGGAATTACCCTGACGACCTGGGGATTAACATTTTCTTTGCCGTCTGATTCAGGGGAGCCAGTGGATACGATCGTTGTCGTGGGGCGGGGTGAAGAGTTGCGCCATCGTCGGGTTGAAGTAGTTGAAGAACAATGGCAAACCAAGCGAGCCAAAAAAATTTTTGCCAGTGGTATGCTGGATGCCCCCGAAATGATCGAGCGTCTCAAAGATAATGGCATTCCTGGGCGCGTTATCAGTGGTGAACGATGTTCTCAATCCACCGAAGAAAATGCTATTTTTACTGCAGCCCTGCTGAATCCTCAGAAGCATCCGAAGATTCTTTTAATTACCGACCAGCCGCATCTGTTGAGGTCATTTCTGACATTTCGTAGTTTTGGCTTTACGGTCATTCCCCATCCCAGTCTATTTCCCTCTCAGTGGAATTCCCGTCAACGCATCTTACTAATTACCCGCGAGTATGCAGCGTTGGCTCATTATGCCTTAACCAACCGCTTTCAACCAAGACCTTTGGAACAGGTAAAGCAACCTCAACCTGAAGTATTGAACAAAATTGCTGATTGGAAGTGCCATATTCAGGCCACATAA
- a CDS encoding GumC family protein, with amino-acid sequence MDNDRASQASLSNGDLRRFQWLPLANPSQPDEGDEGGLNLGQVVASLRRRLPVIAGVTTLVASAAVLKALTSTPTYQGSFEILTKPVTVETQVISSVPQTLSNKDQEEKGQVDDTKLKLLTSPKILDPIAKKLRSQYSNITYDQLAGSLKVTPTPKAEILSVSFQDTDPEKVKAVLKQVSAAYLNYSLEERLADVRQGIDFVDNQLPQLQKRVADIQDRLQAFRQQYNLIDPDSTGKELSAQSLAVGQQLIEAQIRLSEARAIYADLNNQLAQSTKDESAASSVLQDNRRYQALLDQLLEVESQIAKKSSTFRETAPHIQVLEGQQKNLLPLLRREGQRVQEQAASKIRDLEARVQILTQAQNALNRRIKQLSTVSRQYTDIQQELKIATDNLNQFLTKREALRIDAGQRKTPWQILTPPGEPIPSTSNVKRMAMLGVILGILMGVGVALLLDKLSNAIHTPDDIKNLAKRPILGVIPFNPDLEEDEKLTSNKFASMADLAGLVQQVRQRIGLDTKSHQHAASPFLEAFRSLYTNIRLLNSDTQIRSLVISSSVPGEGKSTVSVYLAQAAAALGQRVLLVDTDLRLPQLHNRLGLLNTYGLSNVISLDLDVERVIQQSPIEEKLFVLTAGQIPPDPTKLLSSQKMQNLMEKFQESYDLVIYDTPPLQGLADTRLVASKSDGVVIVVGLGKTKSSELTKALETLKLSPVAILGMVANGSKEYTGSLYDSYHRYYSPSLEEQLVADEILPSTIKKLGER; translated from the coding sequence ATGGACAACGATCGAGCTTCTCAAGCATCACTAAGTAACGGCGACCTGCGGCGATTTCAATGGTTGCCTTTAGCCAATCCCTCTCAGCCCGACGAAGGTGATGAAGGTGGCTTGAACCTTGGCCAGGTAGTGGCCTCTTTGCGGCGCAGATTGCCAGTCATCGCGGGTGTTACGACCCTGGTCGCATCTGCCGCAGTACTTAAGGCATTAACCAGCACTCCCACCTATCAGGGCAGTTTTGAGATCTTAACCAAACCTGTGACCGTTGAAACCCAGGTGATTTCTTCTGTCCCCCAAACCTTAAGTAACAAAGATCAGGAAGAAAAAGGGCAAGTTGACGACACAAAGCTGAAACTGCTGACCAGCCCCAAGATTCTTGACCCAATTGCTAAAAAGCTGCGATCGCAATATTCGAACATTACCTACGACCAACTAGCTGGCTCGCTCAAGGTCACACCCACCCCCAAAGCGGAGATTTTGAGCGTAAGTTTTCAAGACACAGATCCTGAGAAAGTGAAAGCCGTTTTGAAGCAAGTTTCAGCAGCCTACCTGAACTACAGCTTAGAGGAACGGTTAGCCGATGTGCGCCAGGGGATTGATTTTGTTGATAATCAACTGCCTCAGTTACAAAAGCGAGTGGCAGACATTCAAGATAGGCTGCAAGCATTCCGTCAGCAATATAATTTGATCGATCCCGACTCTACTGGAAAGGAGCTATCTGCACAAAGCCTTGCAGTAGGACAACAGTTGATCGAGGCTCAGATTAGGCTCAGCGAAGCCCGCGCCATCTATGCCGACCTAAACAATCAACTGGCTCAGTCTACCAAGGATGAATCGGCAGCCTCTTCTGTCCTGCAGGACAATAGACGGTATCAGGCTTTACTGGATCAACTGCTGGAGGTAGAAAGCCAGATTGCTAAAAAATCCAGTACGTTTCGAGAAACGGCTCCCCATATTCAAGTCCTGGAAGGGCAACAGAAAAACTTGCTCCCTCTACTCCGGCGAGAAGGGCAACGGGTTCAAGAGCAGGCGGCCAGTAAAATTCGAGATTTAGAAGCTCGCGTGCAAATTCTCACCCAAGCTCAAAATGCTTTAAATCGACGCATCAAACAATTGTCTACTGTTTCTCGACAATATACTGACATTCAGCAGGAACTCAAAATTGCCACAGATAATCTGAATCAGTTTTTAACCAAGCGAGAAGCGTTACGCATCGATGCGGGTCAACGCAAAACCCCCTGGCAGATTCTCACTCCTCCTGGGGAACCCATTCCATCGACTTCTAATGTTAAACGCATGGCCATGTTAGGGGTGATTCTAGGTATCTTAATGGGGGTGGGCGTTGCTTTGTTACTGGATAAATTGAGTAACGCAATTCATACTCCTGATGACATTAAGAATCTCGCTAAGCGACCAATCCTGGGTGTAATTCCCTTCAATCCAGATCTGGAAGAGGATGAAAAGCTAACCTCGAACAAGTTTGCTTCCATGGCCGATCTGGCAGGATTGGTGCAGCAGGTGCGTCAGCGGATTGGACTGGATACCAAATCTCATCAACATGCGGCCTCTCCATTTCTGGAAGCGTTTCGTTCGCTATATACCAATATTCGTTTGTTAAACTCCGATACTCAAATTCGCTCGCTCGTCATCAGTTCATCCGTACCCGGAGAAGGAAAATCTACGGTTTCCGTCTATCTTGCCCAGGCAGCGGCAGCACTGGGGCAACGAGTCTTACTAGTGGACACTGACCTGCGATTGCCTCAACTGCATAACCGCCTGGGATTGCTAAACACCTATGGCCTCAGTAATGTCATCTCCCTGGATCTGGACGTTGAACGGGTAATTCAGCAGTCCCCGATCGAAGAAAAGCTATTTGTGTTAACCGCCGGACAGATACCGCCCGATCCAACCAAGCTGCTGTCATCTCAAAAGATGCAGAACTTGATGGAAAAATTTCAGGAGAGCTACGATCTGGTCATTTATGATACTCCACCCCTGCAGGGGCTAGCAGATACAAGATTGGTGGCCTCCAAGTCTGATGGGGTTGTGATAGTTGTGGGACTCGGTAAGACCAAGAGTTCTGAGTTGACTAAGGCCCTGGAGACGCTCAAATTATCGCCAGTTGCCATATTGGGAATGGTTGCCAACGGTTCCAAAGAATATACTGGCAGCCTTTATGATTCCTACCATCGATATTATTCACCAAGCTTAGAGGAACAATTGGTAGCGGATGAAATCTTACCCTCCACAATTAAGAAATTAGGTGAAAGATAG